Proteins from a single region of Chryseobacterium sp. W4I1:
- a CDS encoding T9SS type A sorting domain-containing protein codes for MKKIFTILGVTSCILGFSQNLVQNPGFENGLTSWAAGTGNGYTLPTAETDTPYQGANYAKYVATATTGFYQNIPISASTQYVVSFWYKSVGSGNGARLWSCFLNVSDAPVYLTTDPATDPLRNNSGYLAKVGVWTQKTVTFTSPATAVQFQLQVRAYNNSTASFDEFSLIQNGSLSTVDFSASKFSLVKNTLVKSEINFAKNCKDVKIFNMFGQVVKSLSVKENETVEVSDLAKGNYIVTGTVNNEPVSQKILKE; via the coding sequence ATGAAAAAAATCTTTACTATTTTAGGAGTTACTTCATGTATTTTGGGATTTTCTCAAAATTTAGTTCAGAACCCAGGTTTTGAAAATGGACTTACTAGCTGGGCAGCTGGTACTGGAAACGGTTATACTTTGCCAACTGCAGAAACGGATACCCCCTATCAAGGTGCAAATTATGCTAAATATGTAGCAACAGCAACAACGGGATTTTATCAAAATATTCCTATCAGTGCCAGTACTCAATATGTGGTTAGTTTTTGGTATAAGTCTGTTGGTAGTGGAAATGGCGCCAGACTTTGGTCTTGTTTTTTAAATGTTTCTGATGCTCCGGTATATTTAACTACTGATCCTGCAACAGATCCATTGAGAAATAATAGCGGTTATTTAGCTAAAGTAGGTGTCTGGACTCAAAAAACCGTAACCTTTACTTCTCCTGCAACAGCCGTTCAGTTCCAATTACAAGTGCGTGCTTATAATAACTCAACTGCCAGCTTTGATGAGTTTTCTTTAATTCAGAATGGGTCTCTATCTACAGTTGATTTCTCAGCATCAAAATTCAGCTTGGTAAAAAATACTTTGGTAAAATCGGAAATCAATTTTGCAAAAAACTGTAAAGATGTCAAAATCTTTAATATGTTCGGACAAGTTGTAAAGTCTCTTTCTGTAAAAGAAAACGAAACTGTAGAAGTATCTGATTTAGCAAAAGGAAACTACATTGTAACAGGAACAGTAAATAATGAACCTGTATCTCAAAAAATCTTGAAAGAGTAA